One genomic region from Xylocopa sonorina isolate GNS202 chromosome 8, iyXylSono1_principal, whole genome shotgun sequence encodes:
- the LOC143426309 gene encoding RPA-interacting protein, with product MWKCTKDMENVSLSPTMTSKLKTRNSVNKIRHGSPKLQEVLRERCRTRMRERREQLFNRGRFGLKVNTLGVQGALSDIVREELLEFVNTNKDPAVNPFYSITNEPLELEEALELEAEIVNEEEQWILREYERISEEEIEMLTSIADHQDDQVICPVCKISNLIDEEGTIGCKSCKFKIKADISLLELGCLINNSVDLHSAECKETPAFLPLVEDGRLFLFIVCRSCSTLNPVI from the exons ATGTGGAAGTGCACAAAAGACATGGAAAATGTATCTTTAAGCCCAACGATGACCTCAAAATTAAAAACTAGGAATAGTGTCAATAAAATTAGACACGGATCCCCGAAGTTGCAAGAGGTTTTAAGAGAG AGGTGTCGAACAAGAATGCGGGAGAGACGAGAACAATTGTTCAACAGAGGTAGATTTGGTTTGAAAGTTAATACTTTAGGCGTTCAAGGCGCGTTATCTGATATCGTTCGTGAAGAACTATTGGAGTTCGTGAATACAAATAAAGATCCAGCTGTGAATCCTTTCTATTCTATCACAAATGAACCTCTTGAACtggaagaagcacttgaactcgaGGCAGAGATAGTAAATGAAGAAG AACAATGGATATTACGAGAATACGAAAGAATATCAgaagaagaaattgaaatgcTAACATCGATTGCTGATCACCAAGACGACCAAGTTATCTGCCCCGTATGTAAGATATCTAATTTAATAGACGAAGAAGGAACAATAGGTTGTAAGTCTTGCAAGTTTAAAATCAAGGCTGATATTTCTTTACTGGAGTTGGGTTGCCTTATCAATAACTCTGTAGATCTTCATTCTGCAGAGTGCAAAGAAACACCTGCTTTTTTACCACTTGTCGAGGACGGTCGTTTATTCTTGTTCATAGTTTGTAGAAGCTGTTCTACTCTGAATCCTGTAATATAA
- the Mondo gene encoding MLX interacting protein mondo isoform X5, which yields MFYRNRILGWTNKDGTEMMDTMDALGWSNGLGTSGNFGSGTGNAHGGISGTPEGESMMVDEDYMDLMTDTLFSTISSNQPIYFPDPREIARGASLADFIQPSLGPLQPNLDDFMDTLEPLQEFLNSKLPPVPEEDDMFRNTTLNANYPDLDLMTPMTEINELSQESAVKNEQTSQQQPTLTQDEQSGTIQNLQYTAKIYTQPQPEPTNTFRNNIALGENYSGMQQTFEPAPTSQPVREKGRPSRISSRSNRVIQQQQQQSTYQRTTQQQNSAFQQSPQSSYAMGIQTVQLTAIQNQVQMTTLNDQSVHASQMSSIAEHVQNLVSVQQNFGQTNSLVSSSQHRSIRPLPPVAPISTKPYKVVQPQQCYKFPALPQNFNAQQCKFNNNNFKAHPTQQVVSISSEQPSQSPILLQCRPSGLDLTTPAVQPAKLLPQPPASNSEKEEIFAVPKYQMKTRNRSRSSSSLTTPRMHPPPLVSAASDPALNLNNNVLLAQLLTNNTSGVYTMNMPADNIMPIVNQTTTTMKHTLPMFPPSASPTQVTTTHHITTPVTVQTMQTSTVQVQPQQQAMQQSTCSQQMLLNTNTQVHQPQNSPGSPKDSSNAHSPQGLSLSPLHSPMSIGSPLSPSRGYIKGETERGQYKEQRRVGHIHAEQKRRYNIKNGFDMLHSLIPQLSQNPNTKLSKAAMLQKGADYIRQLRAERNQLKEEMDTLRHQIECLNMSISNCQSMLPATGAPISRHRTSKMKEMFDEYVRTRTRENWKFWIFSILLEPLMISFNSSVSTASIEDLYRSTTLWVEKHCSLVDLRPAVLNSLRYLCTATDILADPGRLPEEALAAVNRTERRRSTQ from the exons ATGTTCTACCGGAACAGGATCCTTGGCTGGACGAACAAGGATGGCACCGAGATG ATGGATACGATGGACGCGTTGGGTTGGAGCAACGGATTAGGAACCTCGGGCAATTTCGGATCAGGTACAGGCAACGCACACGGAGGGATCAGTGGGACTCCAGAAGGAGAGAGTATGATGGTTGACGAAGATTACATGGATCTTATGACTGATACGTTATTTTCAACAATCAGTTCGAATCAACCGATATACTTTCCTGATCCGAGAGAAATTG CGCGTGGAGCTAGCCTAGCGGATTTTATACAACCCAGCCTGGGACCGCTCCAACCGAATTTAGATGATTTTATGGATACTCTTGAACCATTACAAG AATTTTTAAATTCGAAGTTGCCTCCCGTCCCCGAGGAGGACGACATGTTTCGAAACACCACTCTAAACGCAAACTATCCCGATCTCGACCTGATGACTCCTATGACTGAGATCAACGAGCTGAGCCAAGAATCGGCTGTGAAGAATGAACAAACTTCGCAACAGCAGCCAACGTTAACACAGGACGAGCAAAGCGGTACTATACAGAACCTTCAGTACACCGCTAAAATATATACCCAACCTCAACCGGAGCCAACGAATACGTTCAGGAATAACAT AGCTCTGGGTGAGAATTATAGTGGTATGCAACAAACATTCGAACCCGCTCCAACGAGTCAGCCAGTCAGGGAAAAGGGCCGGCCAAGCAGGATTTCTTCGAGGAGTAATCGAGTGattcaacaacaacaacaacagagcACGTATCAGCGTACAACGCAGCAGCAAAATTCAGCGTTTCAACAATCTCCCCAGTCGTCTTACGCGATGGGGATTCAAACGGTGCAGTTGACAGCGATTCAAAACCAAGTGCAGATGACAACGTTGAACGACCAGTCGGTTCACGCCAGTCAAATGTCTTCTATCGCCGAACACGTTCAGAATCTGGTGAGCGTACAACAGAATTTCGGGCAAACAAACTCCTTGGTGTCGTCGAGTCAGCACAGGAGTATCAGGCCTTTACCGCCAGTTGCACCGATCTCGACGAAGCCGTACAAAGTCGTTCAACCGCAACAGTGCTATAAATTCCCCGCTCTTCCGCAAAACTTTAATGCGCagcaatgtaaattcaacaataATAATTTCAAG GCACACCCAACGCAACAGGTCGTATCGATTTCCTCGGAACAACCGTCGCAATCGCCGATACTGTTACAGTGCAGACCCTCCGGTTTGGATCTTACCACGCCGGCTGTGCAACCCGCAAAATTGTTACCACAACCTCCGGCCTCGAATTCAGAAAAGGAGGAAATTTTTGCCGTGCCCAAG TATCagatgaaaacgaggaatagatCTCGAAGTAGTTCATCGTTAACCACACCAAGAATGCACCCGCCACCATTAGTATCAGCGGCGAGCGATCCCGCTCTAAATCTAAATAACAATGTTTTGCTCGCACAGTTACTCACGAATA ACACATCTGGtgtatacacaatgaatatgccGGCTGATAATATAATGCCGATAGTGAACCAAACAACCACTACTATGAAACACACCTTACCAATGTTTCCACCTTCAGCTTCGCCTACGCAGGTGACGACCACCCACCATATTACAACGCCGGTCACTGTTCAAACTATGCAAACCTCTACGGTGCAAGTGCAACCGCAGCAGCAG GCAATGCAACAGTCTACTTGCAGCCAACAAATGTTATTAAATACAAACACTCAAGTGCATCAGCCACAAAATAGTCCCGGGTCACCGAAGGATAGTTCGAACGCGCACAGTCCTCAAGGATTGAGCCTCAGTCCTTTGCACAGTCCGATGAGTATTGGAAGCCCGTTGTCACCGTCACGTGGCTACATAAAGGGTGAAACGGAACGGGGCCAATACAAGGAACAGAGGAGGGTCGGACACATTCACGCGGAACAAAAGCGTAGATATAACATTAAGAACGGATTTGACATGCTGCACAGCTTGATACCGCAGCTGAGTCAAAATCCGAACACGAAGCTGAGTAAAGCAGCTATGCTGCAAAAAGGCGCGGACTATATCAGACAGTTAAGGGCGGAGCGAAATCAATTGAAGGAGGAGATGGATACTTTAAGACATCAAATCGAGTGCCTTAATATGTCGATTAG TAATTGTCAATCTATGCTTCCTGCAACGGGTGCTCCAATTTCTAGACACAGAACGAGCAAAATGAAGGAGATGTTCGACGAATACGTACGTACGCGTACACGGGAGAATTGGAAATTTTGGATT TTCAGTATATTACTCGAGCCGTTGATGATTTCCTTCAATTCCTCGGTGTCAACCGCGAGTATCGAAGATCTATACAGAAGTACAACATTGtgggttgagaagcattgctCGCTCGTCGATCTCAGACCAG CTGTTCTGAATTCCCTGCGATATCTGTGCACTGCCACTGATATTCTAGCAGATCCTGGTCGCCTACCCGAAGAAGCGCTCGCGGCAGTAAATCGTACGGAACGACGACGATCAACTCAGTGA
- the Mondo gene encoding MLX interacting protein mondo isoform X4, with amino-acid sequence MQFILKQNTLVCQFASPLDVDTHNKPEAVVLEGKYWKRKLAAVTAEYKKWRMFYRNRILGWTNKDGTEMMDTMDALGWSNGLGTSGNFGSGTGNAHGGISGTPEGESMMVDEDYMDLMTDTLFSTISSNQPIYFPDPREIARGASLADFIQPSLGPLQPNLDDFMDTLEPLQEFLNSKLPPVPEEDDMFRNTTLNANYPDLDLMTPMTEINELSQESAVKNEQTSQQQPTLTQDEQSGTIQNLQYTAKIYTQPQPEPTNTFRNNIALGENYSGMQQTFEPAPTSQPVREKGRPSRISSRSNRVIQQQQQQSTYQRTTQQQNSAFQQSPQSSYAMGIQTVQLTAIQNQVQMTTLNDQSVHASQMSSIAEHVQNLVSVQQNFGQTNSLVSSSQHRSIRPLPPVAPISTKPYKVVQPQQCYKFPALPQNFNAQQCKFNNNNFKAHPTQQVVSISSEQPSQSPILLQCRPSGLDLTTPAVQPAKLLPQPPASNSEKEEIFAVPKYQMKTRNRSRSSSSLTTPRMHPPPLVSAASDPALNLNNNVLLAQLLTNNTSGVYTMNMPADNIMPIVNQTTTTMKHTLPMFPPSASPTQVTTTHHITTPVTVQTMQTSTVQVQPQQQAMQQSTCSQQMLLNTNTQVHQPQNSPGSPKDSSNAHSPQGLSLSPLHSPMSIGSPLSPSRGYIKGETERGQYKEQRRVGHIHAEQKRRYNIKNGFDMLHSLIPQLSQNPNTKLSKAAMLQKGADYIRQLRAERNQLKEEMDTLRHQIECLNMSISNCQSMLPATGAPISRHRTSKMKEMFDEYVRTRTRENWKFWIFSILLEPLMISFNSSVSTASIEDLYRSTTLWVEKHCSLVDLRPAVLNSLRYLCTATDILADPGRLPEEALAAVNRTERRRSTQ; translated from the exons ATGCAAT TTATACTGAAGCAGAACACGCTGGTGTGCCAGTTTGCGTCCCCGTTGGATGTTGATACTCATAATAAACCCGAG GCGGTGGTCTTAGAGGGTAAATACTGGAAGCGAAAACTTGCTGCCGTTACTGCGGAGTACAAGAAATGGCGCATGTTCTACCGGAACAGGATCCTTGGCTGGACGAACAAGGATGGCACCGAGATG ATGGATACGATGGACGCGTTGGGTTGGAGCAACGGATTAGGAACCTCGGGCAATTTCGGATCAGGTACAGGCAACGCACACGGAGGGATCAGTGGGACTCCAGAAGGAGAGAGTATGATGGTTGACGAAGATTACATGGATCTTATGACTGATACGTTATTTTCAACAATCAGTTCGAATCAACCGATATACTTTCCTGATCCGAGAGAAATTG CGCGTGGAGCTAGCCTAGCGGATTTTATACAACCCAGCCTGGGACCGCTCCAACCGAATTTAGATGATTTTATGGATACTCTTGAACCATTACAAG AATTTTTAAATTCGAAGTTGCCTCCCGTCCCCGAGGAGGACGACATGTTTCGAAACACCACTCTAAACGCAAACTATCCCGATCTCGACCTGATGACTCCTATGACTGAGATCAACGAGCTGAGCCAAGAATCGGCTGTGAAGAATGAACAAACTTCGCAACAGCAGCCAACGTTAACACAGGACGAGCAAAGCGGTACTATACAGAACCTTCAGTACACCGCTAAAATATATACCCAACCTCAACCGGAGCCAACGAATACGTTCAGGAATAACAT AGCTCTGGGTGAGAATTATAGTGGTATGCAACAAACATTCGAACCCGCTCCAACGAGTCAGCCAGTCAGGGAAAAGGGCCGGCCAAGCAGGATTTCTTCGAGGAGTAATCGAGTGattcaacaacaacaacaacagagcACGTATCAGCGTACAACGCAGCAGCAAAATTCAGCGTTTCAACAATCTCCCCAGTCGTCTTACGCGATGGGGATTCAAACGGTGCAGTTGACAGCGATTCAAAACCAAGTGCAGATGACAACGTTGAACGACCAGTCGGTTCACGCCAGTCAAATGTCTTCTATCGCCGAACACGTTCAGAATCTGGTGAGCGTACAACAGAATTTCGGGCAAACAAACTCCTTGGTGTCGTCGAGTCAGCACAGGAGTATCAGGCCTTTACCGCCAGTTGCACCGATCTCGACGAAGCCGTACAAAGTCGTTCAACCGCAACAGTGCTATAAATTCCCCGCTCTTCCGCAAAACTTTAATGCGCagcaatgtaaattcaacaataATAATTTCAAG GCACACCCAACGCAACAGGTCGTATCGATTTCCTCGGAACAACCGTCGCAATCGCCGATACTGTTACAGTGCAGACCCTCCGGTTTGGATCTTACCACGCCGGCTGTGCAACCCGCAAAATTGTTACCACAACCTCCGGCCTCGAATTCAGAAAAGGAGGAAATTTTTGCCGTGCCCAAG TATCagatgaaaacgaggaatagatCTCGAAGTAGTTCATCGTTAACCACACCAAGAATGCACCCGCCACCATTAGTATCAGCGGCGAGCGATCCCGCTCTAAATCTAAATAACAATGTTTTGCTCGCACAGTTACTCACGAATA ACACATCTGGtgtatacacaatgaatatgccGGCTGATAATATAATGCCGATAGTGAACCAAACAACCACTACTATGAAACACACCTTACCAATGTTTCCACCTTCAGCTTCGCCTACGCAGGTGACGACCACCCACCATATTACAACGCCGGTCACTGTTCAAACTATGCAAACCTCTACGGTGCAAGTGCAACCGCAGCAGCAG GCAATGCAACAGTCTACTTGCAGCCAACAAATGTTATTAAATACAAACACTCAAGTGCATCAGCCACAAAATAGTCCCGGGTCACCGAAGGATAGTTCGAACGCGCACAGTCCTCAAGGATTGAGCCTCAGTCCTTTGCACAGTCCGATGAGTATTGGAAGCCCGTTGTCACCGTCACGTGGCTACATAAAGGGTGAAACGGAACGGGGCCAATACAAGGAACAGAGGAGGGTCGGACACATTCACGCGGAACAAAAGCGTAGATATAACATTAAGAACGGATTTGACATGCTGCACAGCTTGATACCGCAGCTGAGTCAAAATCCGAACACGAAGCTGAGTAAAGCAGCTATGCTGCAAAAAGGCGCGGACTATATCAGACAGTTAAGGGCGGAGCGAAATCAATTGAAGGAGGAGATGGATACTTTAAGACATCAAATCGAGTGCCTTAATATGTCGATTAG TAATTGTCAATCTATGCTTCCTGCAACGGGTGCTCCAATTTCTAGACACAGAACGAGCAAAATGAAGGAGATGTTCGACGAATACGTACGTACGCGTACACGGGAGAATTGGAAATTTTGGATT TTCAGTATATTACTCGAGCCGTTGATGATTTCCTTCAATTCCTCGGTGTCAACCGCGAGTATCGAAGATCTATACAGAAGTACAACATTGtgggttgagaagcattgctCGCTCGTCGATCTCAGACCAG CTGTTCTGAATTCCCTGCGATATCTGTGCACTGCCACTGATATTCTAGCAGATCCTGGTCGCCTACCCGAAGAAGCGCTCGCGGCAGTAAATCGTACGGAACGACGACGATCAACTCAGTGA